The Chitinophaga caeni genome segment TGAAACCCAATGTCAATTCCTGGAATTAGAACACCTGGGAAATGGTAAATATGAACTAATTATGCCGGATGGTAAAAGAAATATTTATGCCTATTCGAAAGGGAAATTGCAGGAAGTAGAAGTAAATCACCTATTAGGTAAAGCTGTCTTTAAATTGGCTGACGGTTGACGATGCCGGATTGCTGCTATGATTAATTCCATCTCCTTAATTTGCTGGATGCCCCTTTCTTCAGGAGCCGGCATTATAACGTTCCATGACCCCAAAGGAAGTTACGAAGAAAAGAGCCCGATTTGATCGCGCGATCTTGCTGTTGCGCTATTGTACATGGTCCGAGCTTGGAAGCCACCGCTGTTTGAAAGCAGTTTTTTCTTGTTTTAACCTTCGAATTCTATTGTAAAATAACAATGTTCAACTGGTTGGATACCGTGTTCGACAACATTAAGAATCCAACAAACTATTCAAAAAACGAGCCCGGGTTTCTAACACTAGTGGTTTAGAAACCCGGACCGCTAAAAAAATGTTCATCCCACCTTCAAGAAGTTATTCCGACAACACTTTCTCTACTACTTGCCCGGTCTTCTTATCTTTTAAAATCAATTTTTTACTTCCGTAATGCGTCATCTCTTCTTTGATGAGGTAATATTGATCATCGTAATCCGTTCTTGAACTCAATTTTTCAACACCTTCTTTCCCTCTCCATATCTCTAATTTAACGGGTTCCCATAATTTTGACTTAGCAGATTTGTAGGCGGCATCTAGGATAGCGTTCACTACGTATCCATCATAAAATGTTTCCCTCGGGAGCTGATCATTTTCCATGGCATTAAACATATCGGTGAACATATGGTTGTAGCCTAATTCATTCAACTCATCGCCCACGGGGAAGAGCCAGCCGGCATTACTTTCTGCTTTTTCTGCTACATAATCCGCTCCTTTACCGGAAGTGAACATATCGAAACCGGTCCTTAAAAAACTATTAAGCCATATCGTACCTTCCGAACCCATTACTTCATCCCTTAAATCCAAACCACCTCGGAAAGTCCAGCTTACTTCGAACTGGCCGATGGCACCGTTTTCATATTTCACCAAGCCGATGGCATGATCTTCGGCATCGATCGGTTTTACCTGTGTATCTGCCCAGCACATGACTTCTACCGGTTTGATATCCTTCCCGATAAAAGTCCGCCCAATCTCCACGCAGTGGCAACCCAAATCCAATATGCAGCCGCCGCCTGCTTGTTCTATATCCCAGAACCAATCACTGTGTGGACCGGGATGTGTTTCTCTTGACTTGGCCCAAAGAATTTTTCCCAGGGCGCCTGCACGCACGCTTTCCCATGCCTTGATAAACTTAGGAGTATACACCAGGTCCTCTAAATACCCGTGGAAGATGCCTGCTTTTTCAACTGCTTCCAACATTCTTTTGGCTTCTTCCGCATTTCTACCAAGGGGTTTGGTACAGATCACCGCCTTCTTGGCATCGCAGCAAGCCAAAACAGCCGCTTCGTGTAAATGGTTAGGCAATGAAATACATACTACTTCCACATCAGGATGTTGAATAGATTCCAGCATAGCCGTCGTGAAATGTGGAACTTTGTAATCTTCAGCGAACTTCTTCGCACTCTCTTCGCGGCGGGAATAGATACTAACGATTTTATCCCTACTTCTTTGTCCTTGTAAAGAATCCGCGTAAAAACGCCCGATAAAACCCGAGCCGAGCATTGCAATTTTAGCCATATTCAAAAAATTTATTCCGTTGGTTGCTGCGTTGCGGCAGCAGATTTGTCTTTAAAAAAGAAAATAAAAAACACTAGGACTACGAGCGCTATATACACCGGCACCATCCAAATTTTGATCCATTGATGTTGTTGATCCACCATGTAATAATGTGCCACCAGCCCGGAGAACCATGTGCCGATAACCATTCCGGCGCCGTAAGTAGCAAATGTAAATAAACCCTGCGCCGCATTCTTAATACTTGCATGAGCCTTATTTTCGGTATACATATAACCGGTTACGAAAAAGAAATCATAACATACCCCGTGTAACACGATGCCGGCATACAACATCCAAACATTTGCATCCACATCGCCATAGGCAAAGCATACATAGCGTAATACCCAGGCAAACATACCGAGGATGAGCATGTTCTTCACACCGATCCTATAAAACAGGAAAGGTATTGCCAGGATGAAAATCGCTTCCGATGCTTGCCCTAAAACCATCTTGGCGCTTACGTTTTGCATCCCGACATCATTCAAAAATAAATTGGCTTGCTCATAATAAAATGATAATGGAATACAAATGAGTACAGCTGCTATGAAAAATATGAGATATGCTCTGTCTTTCAATAATACCAGGGCATCCATACCCAGCGATTGCGCCACGGAACTTTTGATGGCCGGCTTCGGTGGCGTATTAGGAAGTGACAATGAAAATATACCGAGAAATAATGAAACCCCTGCCGCTAAATAGAAAATGGCTACCGTGTTTTCAAAATGCAACCAGCTATTTAATACGCCCGATACAATCCAGCCCACCGTTCCGAATACCCGTATTGCGGGAAACTGTTTGCCGGTATCGCTAAGTTGGTAAAAGGCAATATTATTTGATAAAGCAATAGTAGGCATATATAACAATGAATATACCAGTATTGCCCAGAAGAATGCATCGGCATCCCCGATGAAAGTCATCAGGTAAAGTAATACTGCGCCTGTAATATGTAAGAAGCCCATCACCTTTTGCGCTGAGAAATACTTATCGGCAATCGTCCCGACAAAAACGGGGGAGATCATCGTGGCAATGGCCAAGGCGGTATAAGCCGCACCGATTTGCACCGGCGAAGCATCGAGGTACTTGGCGAGGTATGTACTTACCGTAACATACCATGCTCCCCAGATAAAATACTCGAGGAACATCATGAAGGATAGTTGGAAGCGGGTAATGAACTTCATAAACATCGGAATAATTAAGAAGAGAAAAGTCTCCTGTTAATATACGCTTAAATCGGCTGAATTCAAATGCCGGGCATTACCTTCTATCCGCAATTATAACCAGCAGTAACTTTAAGGAAACTATGCAGGTTTCGTAATTTTCTGGTAGTACTTACAGGCGGGCCTGATGCCGCAAATGCCGCATTTCGGATTACGGGCAATACAAACATACCGGCCATGTAATATCAACCAATGGTGTGCTATGTGAATTTTGTCTGCCGGGAAATTTTGGACCAATTGTTTTTCAGCTTGCAAGACCGTTTTAGCGTTCGTTGTTAAACCGATGCGCGCCGAAACCCTGAATACATGGGTATCCACGGCCATATTGGGTTGATGATCGATCACGGAAGTAATTACGTTGGCAGTTTTACGCCCGACGCCGGGGAGCTTAATTAACTCGGGTACCGTTTTAGGAATTTCGCCGTTATATTCTTCCGTCACCATTTTGGCCATGCCGATGAGGTGCTTCGTTTTATTATTGGGGTAACTAATGCTTTTAATCAAGGGAAATAATTCTTCTACCGTTGCCGTACTAAGATCTTGCACGGTAGGGTATTTTTCGAATATAGCCGGCGTAGTCATATTCACCCTCTTGTCGGTACACTGGGCTGAAAGGATGACGGCTACCAATAATTGGTAGGGATTGTCATATATCAATTCCGTTTCCGCGTCCGGGGCATGTTCCTCGAAATAGCGGATGACATATTCATAACGTTCCTTCTTTGTCATGGCGTAAATATAAATAGTTTACACCAAGTTCAAAGCCCGGTATGCGAAGAATCGAATATTAGTATAAATGAATTAGGGAAGTCTATCTTTTCTCGCCCGTATTGGCATAATCGAAGATGGCTTGCAGTGATTCAGGGCGAGGGCTGTACTTGATACTGTCCAAAGCCTGCTGAGTTACTAATACCAATTGTTGGTTCTCTGCCTGTATGCTTATTTCTTCGTTCATATCGCTCACGTTATTACCTGCTCCATGAGAAGCTGCATAGGAATTAGCATTAAATAAAGGAAGTGTAGAATTGCTCATGCGAGAACTGTTTTAGTTAGGAGAATAATTGAACAGCTTTATAACGGAGAATGGGCGGTCAGTATTGTTAAATTAGATTTTTTTTTTCATTCAGTCAAAAAAAATACAGTGCTCCCTGAAAGTCTGTAAGTAGTATATTAAAAATAATAATAATGGATCTAATGGCTTGATTTCTCGGGTACTATAATATACAGATCTTCATTATCTTTTTTCATGAAGTATTTTTCCCGGGCAAACTTTTCTAATTTTTCAGGGCTGGACAATAACTCCTGGCGTTCCCGGGTATTTTTCTCGATTTCGGATAAATAAAACTCTTTTTGATGTTCCATTTTACTTTTTTCCGCGCTTAATTCAAATTGCGCGATGAGATTATACCTGTCGAGGAAACAGAGCCAAATGATGAATGCCACCGTTCCGATGAAATATTTATTGCTAAATAGCGGGGGTAATTTGAACGGTTGCTTGGCTGCCATGTGGAAAAGTTTTAGAAAATTCCCGGTATCGCGTGGTGGCAATACCGGGATATGTTGACCACGTAATAAAGTCAGAAACGGTTATTTCTTACCAAATTTAGTGGTATTTTTTGGATAAAAAGCAGTGTTGTCCAATTCTTCTTCAATACGGAGCAATTGGTTATACTTAGCCATCCTATCGGTACGGGAAGCGGATCCTGTTTTAATTTGTCCACAGTTCAAAGCCACTGCCAAGTCAGCGATGGTTGTATCTTCCGTTTCACCGGAGCGGTGGCTCATAATAGAAGTGTAACCTGCTTTGTGAGCCATATTTACAGCATCGATAGTTTCCGTGATGGTACCGATTTGGTTTACTTTAATCAGGATACTGTTAGCGATATCATTGTCGATGCCTTGTTTCAAACGGGTAACATTTGTAACGAATAAATCATCGCCTACTAATTGCACTTTTGTACCGATCGCTTCTGTCAATTTCTTCCAACCATCCCAATCATCTTCAGCCATTCCATCTTCTATAGATACGATCGGGTATTTATTGCACCAATCGGCCCAGTAAGCTACCATTTCATCGCTGCTGATGACTTTTTGAGAGCTCTTGTAGAACTTGTAAGTCTTGTCGGCCTCGTTGTACATTTCGCTACTAGCGGCATCCAGGGCAATAGATACTTGTTCTCCCGGTTTGTAACCCGCTGCTTCGATAGCTTGTAATACGGTTTCGATAGCTTCTTCGTTGCTTTGAATCTCCGGGGCAAAACCACCTTCATCGCCAACGTTCGTGCTGTAGCCTTTTTTCTTCAGAACAGATTTCAGGTGATGGAAAATTTCCACGCCCCAACGTAAACCATCCGCGAAAGTTTCGGCACCGTGCGGTACGATCATAAATTCTTGGAAATCGATTTTATTATCGGCATGAACGCCACCGTTCATGATGTTCATCAAGGGAATAGGCAAGGTTGTAGTATTTACGCCGCCGAGGTAGCGGTATAAAGGCAAACCGCTTTCATCAGCAGCAGCTTTAGCTACGGCCATACTTACAGCCAGGATAGCATTAGCGCCCAATTTAGCTTTGTTGGGAGTACCATCTAATTCGATCATCATTTTATCGATACCGGCCTGCTCGGTCACATCGTATTCCCCTTCCAATTCCGGGGCG includes the following:
- the nth gene encoding endonuclease III, coding for MTKKERYEYVIRYFEEHAPDAETELIYDNPYQLLVAVILSAQCTDKRVNMTTPAIFEKYPTVQDLSTATVEELFPLIKSISYPNNKTKHLIGMAKMVTEEYNGEIPKTVPELIKLPGVGRKTANVITSVIDHQPNMAVDTHVFRVSARIGLTTNAKTVLQAEKQLVQNFPADKIHIAHHWLILHGRYVCIARNPKCGICGIRPACKYYQKITKPA
- the eno gene encoding phosphopyruvate hydratase, with translation MSIITQIHARQILDSRGNPTVEVDVRTEDGHFGRAAVPSGASTGKHEAVELRDNDKSVYMGKGVLEAVRNVNEIIAPELEGEYDVTEQAGIDKMMIELDGTPNKAKLGANAILAVSMAVAKAAADESGLPLYRYLGGVNTTTLPIPLMNIMNGGVHADNKIDFQEFMIVPHGAETFADGLRWGVEIFHHLKSVLKKKGYSTNVGDEGGFAPEIQSNEEAIETVLQAIEAAGYKPGEQVSIALDAASSEMYNEADKTYKFYKSSQKVISSDEMVAYWADWCNKYPIVSIEDGMAEDDWDGWKKLTEAIGTKVQLVGDDLFVTNVTRLKQGIDNDIANSILIKVNQIGTITETIDAVNMAHKAGYTSIMSHRSGETEDTTIADLAVALNCGQIKTGSASRTDRMAKYNQLLRIEEELDNTAFYPKNTTKFGKK
- a CDS encoding Gfo/Idh/MocA family protein, whose protein sequence is MAKIAMLGSGFIGRFYADSLQGQRSRDKIVSIYSRREESAKKFAEDYKVPHFTTAMLESIQHPDVEVVCISLPNHLHEAAVLACCDAKKAVICTKPLGRNAEEAKRMLEAVEKAGIFHGYLEDLVYTPKFIKAWESVRAGALGKILWAKSRETHPGPHSDWFWDIEQAGGGCILDLGCHCVEIGRTFIGKDIKPVEVMCWADTQVKPIDAEDHAIGLVKYENGAIGQFEVSWTFRGGLDLRDEVMGSEGTIWLNSFLRTGFDMFTSGKGADYVAEKAESNAGWLFPVGDELNELGYNHMFTDMFNAMENDQLPRETFYDGYVVNAILDAAYKSAKSKLWEPVKLEIWRGKEGVEKLSSRTDYDDQYYLIKEEMTHYGSKKLILKDKKTGQVVEKVLSE
- a CDS encoding FtsB family cell division protein encodes the protein MAAKQPFKLPPLFSNKYFIGTVAFIIWLCFLDRYNLIAQFELSAEKSKMEHQKEFYLSEIEKNTRERQELLSSPEKLEKFAREKYFMKKDNEDLYIIVPEKSSH
- a CDS encoding nucleoside permease, which codes for MKFITRFQLSFMMFLEYFIWGAWYVTVSTYLAKYLDASPVQIGAAYTALAIATMISPVFVGTIADKYFSAQKVMGFLHITGAVLLYLMTFIGDADAFFWAILVYSLLYMPTIALSNNIAFYQLSDTGKQFPAIRVFGTVGWIVSGVLNSWLHFENTVAIFYLAAGVSLFLGIFSLSLPNTPPKPAIKSSVAQSLGMDALVLLKDRAYLIFFIAAVLICIPLSFYYEQANLFLNDVGMQNVSAKMVLGQASEAIFILAIPFLFYRIGVKNMLILGMFAWVLRYVCFAYGDVDANVWMLYAGIVLHGVCYDFFFVTGYMYTENKAHASIKNAAQGLFTFATYGAGMVIGTWFSGLVAHYYMVDQQHQWIKIWMVPVYIALVVLVFFIFFFKDKSAAATQQPTE